In Paenibacillus sp. J23TS9, a single genomic region encodes these proteins:
- the corA gene encoding magnesium/cobalt transporter CorA, translated as MKIRLVNDGVFSPIDDIQTALTAPPAGFYWIDADVDDLTLLQPLFSLHDLAVEDCLSEEEQRPKIEIYESHYFIVVSSIRFDDEEIFMRALNVFLGRHFIITVTKQKINELRSLKPILWEQEVSTPDRFLYLLIDLVVDNYFTVGDRIEAKIEKLEEDILMHTKKSHLNEIIGLRSEILWLKKVLVPQKEVINTLNKRDLRLIDDQLQKYFSDIYENAVKISENFDTFRDLMGNLREAYQSSIANRANEIMRVFTAITTIFMPLTVITGIYGMNFDYIPEIHWKYGYYSIIGVMVLLGISMVLIFRKKDWI; from the coding sequence ATGAAAATCCGGTTGGTGAACGACGGCGTTTTCAGCCCGATCGACGACATTCAAACCGCACTAACAGCCCCACCCGCAGGATTCTACTGGATCGATGCGGATGTTGACGACCTTACCCTATTGCAGCCTTTGTTTTCCCTGCATGATTTGGCGGTGGAAGACTGTCTGAGTGAGGAAGAACAGCGTCCCAAGATCGAAATTTACGAAAGCCACTATTTTATCGTTGTAAGCTCTATACGTTTTGATGACGAGGAAATTTTCATGCGTGCACTCAACGTCTTTTTGGGCCGCCATTTTATCATTACGGTGACCAAGCAAAAGATTAATGAGCTGCGCTCTCTTAAGCCGATTTTATGGGAACAGGAAGTCAGCACACCGGACCGCTTTTTATATCTGCTGATTGACTTGGTTGTGGACAATTACTTTACAGTCGGCGACCGGATCGAGGCCAAGATTGAGAAGCTGGAAGAAGACATCCTGATGCATACGAAAAAATCCCATCTGAATGAAATCATCGGTTTGCGCAGCGAGATTTTATGGCTGAAAAAGGTATTGGTCCCTCAGAAGGAAGTCATCAATACTCTGAATAAAAGAGATCTCCGGCTGATTGATGATCAGCTGCAAAAATATTTCAGCGACATTTACGAAAATGCCGTGAAGATTTCCGAAAACTTTGACACATTCCGCGATCTGATGGGTAACCTTCGTGAGGCCTACCAATCCAGTATCGCCAATCGTGCCAACGAAATCATGCGTGTTTTTACTGCCATTACGACGATATTCATGCCGTTGACCGTTATTACCGGGATTTACGGGATGAACTTTGATTATATACCTGAAATACATTGGAAGTACGGCTATTACTCCATCATCGGCGTCATGGTTTTGCTTGGCATCAGCATGGTGCTCATATTCCGGAAAAAGGACTGGATCTGA
- a CDS encoding HRDC domain-containing protein, with translation MQIVFMNRLVKESGGDESKAEVWIGEAEGAWKLGWRDMHSSGEVQENIWYEGGSWNEMLYIYRHELAVRLGQGFRPLIDGMLLDEEGQKGRSQPIQKLYCYSELNYQEALYNELCAWRRKKAASERKAPYFIATNRLLRLISTFIPMTLEELLQLPGVGENKAVEYGADILNLTSGHARSHSFPLDWALDMLDEHTYESWVYKQKELKYKQDLDKYRTKQMLLRGISEGKRLEQMEQESSLTRRELVESLEQLEKEGYDVDPLIAGELQEMPQSEQSEVWNAFEELGDGLLKPILQRVYGQEAAAGSVMELRYERLRLIRMRFRREGESRRNAG, from the coding sequence ATGCAGATTGTTTTTATGAATCGTTTGGTCAAGGAAAGCGGGGGCGACGAAAGCAAGGCAGAAGTATGGATTGGAGAAGCCGAAGGTGCTTGGAAACTGGGCTGGAGGGATATGCATAGCAGCGGGGAGGTTCAGGAAAACATTTGGTATGAAGGCGGCTCGTGGAATGAAATGCTATACATTTACCGACATGAGCTCGCGGTTAGGCTTGGTCAAGGCTTCAGGCCATTAATCGATGGCATGCTGCTTGATGAGGAGGGTCAGAAGGGGAGAAGCCAGCCCATCCAGAAGCTCTACTGCTACAGTGAACTGAACTACCAAGAGGCGCTATACAATGAGCTATGTGCCTGGAGACGCAAAAAAGCAGCGTCAGAACGAAAGGCACCCTATTTCATTGCGACCAACAGGCTTCTAAGACTCATCAGTACTTTTATACCGATGACTTTGGAAGAGCTGCTGCAGCTTCCGGGCGTAGGAGAGAACAAGGCTGTGGAATATGGAGCGGATATTCTGAACTTGACTTCAGGCCATGCGCGCAGCCATAGCTTCCCGCTGGACTGGGCTCTGGACATGCTGGATGAGCATACTTATGAATCCTGGGTTTACAAGCAGAAGGAGCTGAAATACAAGCAGGACCTGGATAAATACCGGACCAAGCAAATGCTGCTAAGAGGCATTAGTGAAGGCAAACGTCTGGAGCAGATGGAGCAGGAAAGCAGTCTGACAAGACGTGAGCTGGTGGAATCGCTGGAACAGTTGGAGAAGGAAGGCTATGATGTGGATCCTTTGATCGCAGGAGAACTGCAGGAGATGCCGCAGTCAGAACAGTCAGAGGTCTGGAACGCCTTCGAAGAACTGGGTGATGGGCTTTTGAAGCCAATCCTGCAACGGGTATACGGTCAGGAAGCAGCGGCAGGTTCTGTGATGGAGCTGCGCTATGAACGTTTGCGTCTGATCCGGATGCGTTTCCGCAGGGAAGGCGAGAGCAGAAGAAACGCGGGATAA
- a CDS encoding DUF3055 domain-containing protein: MPQHGELDFLADSTEQTSTRFVTFLGPSLKRFDLAVTNTALFYGKSLVADLQQGISAVIGADDVEEPGYLESVFKLSEAEAAELREFLSMVVGIPYFTD; this comes from the coding sequence ATGCCTCAGCATGGAGAACTGGATTTTTTAGCGGACAGCACAGAGCAGACCTCTACAAGGTTTGTCACTTTTCTGGGCCCATCCCTCAAACGTTTTGATCTCGCCGTAACCAACACAGCGTTATTCTACGGAAAAAGCCTTGTGGCTGATTTACAGCAGGGAATCAGTGCCGTTATTGGTGCGGATGATGTGGAGGAGCCTGGATATCTCGAATCCGTCTTCAAGCTTTCTGAAGCGGAGGCAGCGGAGCTCCGGGAGTTTCTGAGCATGGTCGTCGGCATACCGTATTTTACGGATTAG
- a CDS encoding ROK family protein codes for MSILGAIEAGGTKFVCGIGKEDGTVLERVSFPTTTPEETMAQVVAFFQNKGVEAIGVGSFGPIDPVKGSPTYGRITTTPKPHWSNFDIVGHLESYFEVPIEFDTDVNGAALGEYTWGAAQGYDSCLYITVGTGIGAGAVVGGELVHGLSHPEMGHILVRRHPDDKFEGFCPYHGDCLEGVAAGPSLSKRWGVQGVELTPDHPAWEMEAYYLAQALMNYILILSPQKIVMGGGVMKQQQLFPLIHSKLQELLNGYVQLPAINDQIADYIVSPQLGDNAGLCGALALAKKALAAVSV; via the coding sequence ATGAGTATTCTGGGAGCAATTGAAGCCGGGGGAACTAAATTTGTATGCGGAATCGGCAAGGAAGACGGAACTGTGCTTGAACGGGTAAGTTTTCCAACGACAACACCGGAAGAAACGATGGCACAGGTGGTCGCGTTCTTTCAAAATAAAGGCGTGGAAGCCATTGGTGTCGGCTCGTTCGGACCGATCGATCCCGTCAAAGGAAGTCCTACATACGGACGAATTACAACAACACCGAAACCACATTGGAGCAATTTTGATATTGTAGGGCATTTGGAATCCTATTTTGAGGTGCCTATCGAATTTGATACCGATGTGAATGGAGCAGCGCTTGGCGAATATACATGGGGCGCAGCGCAAGGATATGACAGCTGTCTCTATATCACAGTAGGAACCGGAATCGGAGCTGGAGCTGTGGTCGGCGGCGAGCTGGTCCACGGGCTTTCTCATCCTGAAATGGGACATATTCTGGTACGCCGTCATCCGGATGATAAGTTCGAAGGCTTTTGCCCGTATCATGGCGACTGCCTTGAAGGCGTGGCTGCGGGTCCTTCTTTGTCGAAAAGATGGGGAGTTCAAGGCGTGGAACTCACTCCGGATCATCCTGCATGGGAAATGGAAGCCTACTATCTTGCGCAGGCTCTGATGAATTATATCCTGATCCTGTCCCCGCAAAAAATTGTTATGGGCGGCGGAGTGATGAAGCAGCAGCAGCTGTTTCCGCTGATTCATTCCAAACTTCAGGAGCTGCTGAACGGTTATGTCCAGCTTCCTGCGATTAATGATCAAATTGCTGATTACATTGTTTCTCCGCAGCTTGGAGACAATGCCGGACTATGCGGAGCGCTTGCACTGGCCAAAAAGGCCTTGGCAGCCGTTTCTGTGTAA
- a CDS encoding 5'-3' exonuclease H3TH domain-containing protein has protein sequence MLVDGMALLFRAYYATATSGYIRRTKSGIPTNAIYGFIRYFWDAVQNFDPSHVICCWDLGGSTFRGQQFSAYKGNRPEAPNDLVPQFSIIRDVMDSMGVPNISAEGYEADDCIGTLATQFSEEMDVMILTGDHDLLQLVSDRTTVIIMKKGHGNYKVYTPESLYEEKQLQPRQIIDVKALMGDASDNYPGVRGIGEKTAHKLVQEYGSVEGILDNLDQVTKSVRVKIETDLEMLHLSRKLAEIHCCVPVACELDICELSLDEQMVADKFEELEMKSLCHLLGVVV, from the coding sequence ATGCTCGTTGATGGGATGGCCTTATTATTCAGAGCTTATTATGCGACCGCCACCAGCGGATATATCCGCCGTACCAAATCAGGAATCCCGACGAACGCGATTTACGGATTTATACGGTATTTTTGGGATGCTGTTCAGAATTTTGACCCAAGTCATGTCATCTGCTGTTGGGATCTCGGAGGCTCGACCTTCCGCGGACAGCAGTTTTCCGCATACAAGGGAAACCGTCCGGAAGCGCCGAATGATCTGGTGCCGCAGTTTTCCATCATCCGTGATGTCATGGATAGCATGGGGGTACCGAATATCAGCGCCGAGGGATACGAGGCCGACGATTGCATCGGTACGCTGGCTACGCAGTTCAGTGAAGAAATGGATGTCATGATTTTAACAGGTGACCATGATCTGCTGCAGCTTGTCAGTGACCGTACGACGGTTATTATTATGAAAAAAGGCCATGGCAATTATAAGGTCTACACACCGGAATCCTTGTATGAAGAGAAACAGCTTCAGCCGCGCCAAATTATAGATGTAAAAGCCCTGATGGGGGATGCCAGCGACAATTATCCGGGCGTCCGCGGCATCGGTGAGAAGACAGCCCATAAGCTGGTTCAGGAATATGGATCGGTTGAAGGTATTCTGGACAATCTGGATCAGGTAACGAAGAGTGTCCGCGTCAAAATTGAAACGGATCTCGAAATGCTGCATCTGTCCCGTAAACTGGCGGAAATTCATTGCTGTGTGCCTGTGGCATGCGAGCTGGATATCTGCGAGCTGTCACTTGACGAGCAAATGGTAGCGGATAAATTCGAGGAACTCGAGATGAAGAGCCTTTGCCATCTTCTCGGAGTTGTTGTCTAA
- a CDS encoding arsenate reductase family protein, whose protein sequence is MSKLEVYQYPKCGTCRSAVKWLQAHGHELELHHIFDEPPKPEVLAELIKLSGLPLKKFFNTSGEVYKELGLKDKLAGMDEKEQIELLSSNGRLIKRPIVTDGSKVTVGYKEDQYESTWR, encoded by the coding sequence ATGAGCAAACTAGAAGTTTACCAATATCCGAAATGCGGCACATGCCGCAGCGCCGTGAAATGGCTTCAAGCTCACGGACATGAGCTGGAGCTTCATCATATATTCGATGAGCCGCCTAAACCGGAAGTACTGGCTGAACTGATTAAGCTGAGCGGACTTCCGCTTAAAAAGTTTTTTAATACGAGCGGCGAGGTTTACAAGGAGCTGGGTCTGAAAGACAAGCTTGCCGGCATGGACGAAAAGGAACAGATTGAGCTTCTGTCATCGAACGGCAGATTGATCAAACGTCCGATCGTAACGGATGGCAGCAAAGTGACGGTTGGGTATAAAGAAGACCAATACGAATCCACTTGGAGATAA
- a CDS encoding RluA family pseudouridine synthase, which translates to MTSYYPPITYIIPEAEDGWLLKTILFRRMHVSRKLQSRLKQTEQGITLNGKRVYISVHVQAGDVVEIRMEKETSEDILPQPIPFEIIYEDEHILIVNKEAGMIVHPTHGHYTGTLANGVVDYWLKKEEAFRFRAVHRLDQETTGVLAIAKNPYVHQHISEQMIDNRVDKKYLAMVHGTPNPEQGEIDGPIDRDPEEPHRRIVTPDGYPSLTKYTVLESWGKGSLVQLKLETGRTHQIRVHMTSIGCPLIGDKLYRHSVYEEIEGTVDPILADEALLDSLAESAQEIVRLDQSMPRQALHAFELSFEHPVTHEMMTFQAPLPEDMKELQRRLDSR; encoded by the coding sequence ATGACATCCTATTATCCGCCCATTACTTATATCATACCCGAGGCTGAGGATGGCTGGCTGCTCAAGACCATCCTGTTTCGGCGCATGCATGTGTCACGCAAGCTGCAGTCCCGTCTGAAGCAAACAGAACAAGGCATTACATTGAATGGCAAGAGGGTATACATCAGTGTGCATGTTCAGGCCGGAGATGTGGTAGAAATCAGGATGGAGAAGGAAACCTCCGAAGATATTCTGCCCCAGCCAATCCCTTTTGAGATTATATATGAAGACGAGCATATCTTAATTGTAAACAAAGAAGCGGGGATGATTGTCCATCCTACACATGGCCACTATACAGGCACGCTCGCGAACGGAGTCGTGGACTATTGGCTTAAGAAGGAGGAAGCATTCCGTTTTCGCGCAGTTCACCGCCTGGATCAAGAGACAACCGGCGTGCTTGCGATTGCCAAAAATCCTTATGTGCATCAGCATATTTCCGAGCAGATGATTGATAATCGCGTGGACAAGAAGTACCTGGCAATGGTGCATGGTACGCCGAATCCGGAGCAGGGAGAGATAGACGGCCCGATTGACCGGGATCCGGAAGAGCCTCACCGCCGGATTGTCACACCTGACGGATATCCTTCGCTGACGAAATATACGGTGCTGGAAAGCTGGGGTAAGGGATCGCTTGTTCAACTCAAGCTGGAGACGGGAAGAACGCATCAAATCCGTGTACATATGACAAGCATCGGCTGCCCTTTGATCGGTGATAAATTGTATCGCCACTCCGTTTATGAGGAGATTGAAGGAACCGTTGATCCGATTCTCGCGGATGAAGCTTTACTGGATTCATTGGCTGAATCCGCCCAGGAAATTGTCCGGCTTGATCAATCCATGCCGCGGCAGGCTCTGCATGCTTTCGAGCTTTCCTTTGAGCATCCGGTGACGCATGAGATGATGACTTTTCAGGCACCGTTACCTGAGGACATGAAAGAGCTGCAGCGCAGGCTGGATTCCAGGTGA
- a CDS encoding cob(I)yrinic acid a,c-diamide adenosyltransferase translates to MKVYTRTGDEGQTSVIGGRVSKDDLQVETYGTIDELNSYVGQAVSLMEGEAFEDLRQNLLEIQHELFDCGSDLAFVKLSEIRYKVSAEMVERLEQWMDAYEEENPELERFILPGGSLLSSTLHVCRTVCRRAERRVVTLGQAKDINPEVRRYLNRLSDYFFVIARTANVRSNVPDIEYIRSKKVFGNKK, encoded by the coding sequence ATGAAAGTGTATACAAGAACAGGCGATGAAGGCCAAACATCCGTAATTGGCGGACGTGTATCCAAGGACGATCTGCAGGTAGAGACCTATGGCACGATCGATGAGCTGAACAGCTATGTCGGACAGGCTGTCAGTCTTATGGAGGGGGAAGCGTTCGAAGATTTGCGCCAGAATCTGCTGGAGATTCAGCATGAATTATTTGATTGTGGATCGGATCTTGCCTTTGTTAAATTAAGTGAGATCAGATATAAAGTAAGCGCCGAAATGGTGGAGCGGCTGGAACAATGGATGGATGCTTATGAAGAAGAGAATCCGGAGCTGGAACGTTTTATTTTACCGGGAGGATCTCTGTTATCGTCTACTCTGCATGTTTGCAGAACCGTATGCCGCAGGGCTGAGCGCAGAGTTGTAACCTTGGGTCAAGCGAAGGATATTAATCCGGAGGTCCGTCGTTATTTGAACCGTCTGTCGGACTACTTCTTTGTGATTGCCCGTACGGCCAATGTCCGCAGCAACGTCCCGGATATCGAATATATCCGTAGTAAAAAGGTGTTTGGCAACAAGAAATGA
- a CDS encoding DinB family protein → MVKYQDIIPYMDQVRAQFMQVLNSFGPEEKQLREKPDGWNVTEVVEHLGKLEGVIQYQIKQMLAKEPVLPSEPLDEKKTDVMDIVKSSGIIGAKIEAPAPTRPSGTLSYEEAIEKLNEVRSATKALIPKLAERNTDELLYRHPFGFELNASQWAHFIAIHETTHIRQLQRIREANQ, encoded by the coding sequence ATGGTAAAGTATCAGGATATTATCCCCTATATGGATCAAGTTCGAGCCCAATTCATGCAAGTATTGAACTCCTTCGGACCGGAAGAAAAGCAATTACGCGAGAAACCGGATGGCTGGAATGTAACAGAAGTGGTAGAGCATCTGGGTAAGCTTGAAGGTGTCATTCAATATCAAATCAAGCAAATGTTGGCCAAAGAACCGGTTCTGCCATCTGAGCCGCTGGATGAGAAGAAGACGGATGTCATGGATATCGTGAAGAGCAGCGGCATTATTGGCGCCAAGATCGAAGCCCCCGCTCCGACCCGTCCGAGTGGAACACTTAGTTATGAGGAAGCGATTGAAAAGCTGAATGAGGTACGCTCAGCAACAAAGGCACTAATCCCTAAACTGGCCGAGCGGAACACAGACGAACTTCTTTATCGCCACCCGTTCGGTTTTGAATTGAACGCATCGCAGTGGGCGCATTTTATTGCGATTCATGAGACAACCCATATCCGACAGCTCCAGCGTATTCGTGAAGCAAACCAGTAA
- a CDS encoding aspartyl-phosphate phosphatase Spo0E family protein, producing the protein MFCAEYDLPSYRGDYTAEGDQRGDWSTKTTDSIKNISLEDEILMLRKKMEQIFLQEQSFTSEIVIEISSLLDLKINEYMKLCPKKSKA; encoded by the coding sequence TTGTTTTGTGCTGAATATGATTTGCCCTCATATCGCGGTGACTACACTGCCGAAGGCGATCAACGCGGTGATTGGTCAACCAAAACGACGGATTCTATTAAGAATATATCCTTGGAAGATGAAATTCTGATGCTCCGCAAAAAGATGGAACAGATATTTCTGCAGGAGCAGTCCTTTACTTCGGAAATCGTCATCGAAATCAGCAGCCTGCTGGATTTAAAGATTAATGAATATATGAAATTATGTCCCAAGAAGAGTAAAGCTTAA
- a CDS encoding aminotransferase class I/II-fold pyridoxal phosphate-dependent enzyme, with product MIVNEDTKQQQVKSMNSYLAPLVRDIPPSGIRKFFDLANGSKDIITLGVGEPDFTTPWHVREACVYSLERGVTAYTSNAGMIELREAISQYLHESFEVGYDPQNQIIVTVGGSEAIDLALRALIEPGDEILIPEPCYVSYSPITSIGGGVPVGIETYAEDNFKLTAEALEAQITPKSKVLILCYPSNPTGATMTYEDWLPIAKVVEKHDLIVISDEIYAELTYNQKHVSFAAIPGMMDRTVLVSGFSKAFAMTGWRMGYVCAHPDIIAAMLKIHQYTVMCAPVMGQVAALEALKNGMGEKDRMVESYNQRRRLIVQGFQDIGLQCHEPQGAFYAFPSIVSTGLSSDEFAQRLLLEAKVAAVPGTAFGAGGEGFLRCSYATSVAQLTEALDRIGAFLHKLKQES from the coding sequence ATGATCGTGAATGAAGATACCAAACAGCAGCAAGTCAAATCGATGAATTCTTATCTTGCCCCACTGGTCAGGGATATTCCCCCATCCGGGATCCGCAAATTTTTTGATCTGGCCAATGGCAGCAAGGATATCATCACACTTGGGGTGGGTGAACCCGATTTCACGACTCCTTGGCATGTGAGGGAGGCCTGTGTATATTCCCTGGAACGGGGAGTAACAGCCTATACCTCCAATGCCGGAATGATTGAGCTCCGTGAAGCCATCTCGCAATATTTGCATGAAAGCTTTGAGGTTGGGTATGATCCACAGAATCAGATTATCGTAACGGTCGGCGGCAGTGAAGCCATTGATCTGGCGCTGCGTGCACTCATAGAGCCAGGCGACGAAATCTTGATTCCGGAGCCTTGCTACGTATCCTATTCTCCGATTACATCGATTGGCGGCGGGGTGCCTGTAGGCATTGAAACCTATGCAGAGGATAATTTCAAGCTGACTGCGGAAGCGCTTGAAGCTCAAATTACACCGAAATCCAAAGTATTGATTCTTTGTTATCCAAGTAATCCGACCGGCGCGACTATGACCTATGAGGATTGGCTCCCCATTGCCAAGGTAGTTGAAAAGCATGATTTGATCGTCATCTCCGATGAAATCTATGCAGAACTGACCTATAATCAAAAGCATGTCAGCTTTGCGGCGATTCCTGGCATGATGGATCGTACCGTTCTGGTCAGCGGATTCTCCAAGGCGTTCGCTATGACCGGCTGGCGGATGGGATATGTATGTGCCCATCCGGATATCATTGCCGCAATGCTCAAAATTCACCAGTATACTGTAATGTGTGCGCCGGTGATGGGTCAGGTAGCCGCACTGGAGGCACTGAAGAACGGCATGGGGGAGAAGGACCGTATGGTCGAATCCTACAACCAGCGCAGACGGCTGATCGTTCAGGGATTCCAAGATATCGGACTTCAGTGCCATGAGCCTCAGGGAGCATTTTATGCTTTCCCAAGTATTGTTTCAACGGGACTCAGCTCGGATGAATTTGCCCAGAGGCTGCTGCTTGAAGCCAAGGTTGCCGCTGTACCGGGTACGGCTTTCGGAGCAGGAGGCGAAGGATTTTTACGTTGTTCCTATGCGACTTCCGTAGCCCAATTAACGGAAGCTCTGGATCGGATCGGAGCATTTCTACACAAGCTTAAACAGGAATCATGA
- a CDS encoding Lrp/AsnC family transcriptional regulator: MKELTELKLKVLDLLNEDARRSPQLLSTLIGVEEEAVKEAIAELEADHVIVKYAAVVNWSKIEEETVTALIEVQITPERGRGFEGIAERIYLYPQVKSVYLMSGAYDLLVEVEGRNLREVANFVSEKLSPIDSVLSTKTNFILKKYKQDGIIFEDREEDNRLMVSP, from the coding sequence ATGAAAGAACTGACTGAATTGAAATTAAAGGTTCTCGACCTGTTGAATGAAGACGCGAGACGGTCTCCCCAACTTCTCTCAACGCTGATTGGTGTCGAGGAGGAAGCGGTTAAAGAGGCGATTGCCGAGCTTGAGGCGGACCATGTCATTGTAAAATACGCGGCCGTGGTCAACTGGAGCAAGATCGAAGAAGAAACGGTTACAGCGCTCATTGAGGTACAGATTACCCCAGAACGCGGCCGCGGTTTTGAAGGAATTGCCGAACGTATTTATTTGTATCCACAGGTCAAATCCGTATATCTGATGTCCGGAGCATATGATCTGCTGGTCGAAGTAGAAGGCCGCAACTTGCGGGAAGTAGCGAACTTTGTTTCCGAGAAGCTTTCCCCGATTGATTCTGTGCTGTCCACGAAAACCAATTTTATTTTGAAAAAATATAAACAAGACGGAATTATTTTTGAAGACCGTGAAGAAGATAACCGTCTCATGGTCTCACCGTAA
- a CDS encoding spore coat protein has protein sequence MYYQNQNQNNSAFMQDEDLLYTILADLKRTVREYTTATTESSCPTVRQLFTQLTNDTLRMQGELYNLMKQMNMYSTSSKALRQDVDKQIQDARNTQQKARQFVQQKTGGMGQYAQTPNVPLHQPNIHNPYYM, from the coding sequence ATGTATTATCAAAATCAAAATCAAAACAACTCTGCTTTCATGCAGGATGAAGACCTGCTATATACCATCCTCGCGGATTTGAAACGAACCGTTAGAGAATATACGACAGCTACCACTGAATCATCATGTCCGACTGTACGCCAATTGTTTACACAATTGACCAACGATACGCTGCGGATGCAAGGGGAGCTCTATAATTTGATGAAACAGATGAACATGTACTCTACTTCTTCCAAGGCGCTGCGCCAGGACGTGGACAAGCAGATCCAGGATGCGCGTAATACGCAGCAAAAGGCACGGCAGTTTGTCCAACAAAAAACAGGTGGAATGGGTCAATACGCCCAAACTCCGAATGTTCCGCTTCATCAGCCGAATATTCACAATCCGTACTATATGTAA
- a CDS encoding FAD-binding oxidoreductase, translating to MILNSGKLAWPHTLSPVPEYPVLNQDLDCDVLVVGGGMSGATLSYELTKRKLSTIVIDKRSIGGGSSSANTGLLQFSNDKTLTSMMNTFGEEIGVTFYKLCERAMQKLIDTGSRLNIDPHLIPRSSFYYASHEDDVAMLQEEYENFRRYGFHVDYWDRAKIEQNMPFSKPAALYTHGDAEVNPFRMVHALVEAAARHGAQVFEHTEAVHFDYDENSVTCHTQTHRIRAKKVIYTMGYETQEIKKDRNAVLKVSYAVLTNPVKDLSDWHERCLIWETARPYLYMRTTPDNRIVVGGMDEHPPAPEERDGRALHKSEALLDEVRKLFPRYKELKADYAWASIFGSTHDGLPMIGTYPDYPNSYFIEAYGGNGTVYCMIAADILGDVLTGKDRPELELLSLQRTSKPSPHKPLTLR from the coding sequence ATGATCTTGAATAGTGGAAAACTGGCTTGGCCCCATACACTGAGCCCCGTTCCTGAATACCCAGTACTGAACCAAGATCTGGACTGTGATGTTCTCGTCGTTGGCGGCGGCATGAGCGGAGCAACTTTGAGCTATGAACTAACCAAGCGGAAACTGAGCACGATAGTGATCGACAAAAGAAGTATCGGGGGCGGCAGCTCTTCAGCGAATACAGGCCTACTTCAGTTTTCCAATGACAAAACGCTCACCTCAATGATGAACACATTCGGCGAGGAGATCGGTGTTACATTTTACAAGCTGTGTGAACGCGCAATGCAAAAGCTGATTGATACAGGCAGCCGTTTAAATATCGATCCTCATCTCATCCCCCGCAGCAGCTTCTACTACGCCAGTCATGAAGATGATGTGGCTATGCTGCAGGAGGAGTATGAGAATTTCAGAAGATACGGATTTCATGTTGATTACTGGGATCGAGCCAAGATTGAACAAAACATGCCTTTCTCGAAGCCTGCAGCGCTTTATACCCATGGAGATGCTGAGGTTAATCCGTTTCGAATGGTACATGCGCTCGTTGAAGCAGCTGCCCGGCATGGAGCACAGGTATTCGAGCATACGGAAGCCGTTCACTTTGATTATGATGAGAACAGCGTTACATGCCATACTCAAACCCATAGGATCCGTGCCAAAAAGGTCATTTATACGATGGGGTATGAAACCCAGGAAATCAAAAAGGACAGAAATGCCGTGCTCAAGGTATCCTATGCGGTGCTTACCAACCCGGTAAAGGATCTATCCGACTGGCATGAACGCTGCTTGATTTGGGAAACAGCCAGACCCTATTTGTATATGCGAACTACACCGGATAACCGCATCGTTGTGGGTGGAATGGACGAGCATCCTCCAGCTCCGGAGGAGCGCGATGGCCGCGCTCTGCATAAAAGCGAGGCTTTGCTGGACGAGGTAAGAAAGCTGTTTCCCCGTTATAAGGAGCTTAAGGCTGACTACGCCTGGGCCTCTATCTTCGGCTCAACACATGATGGACTGCCGATGATCGGCACATATCCTGATTATCCAAACAGCTATTTTATAGAGGCGTACGGCGGAAACGGGACAGTATACTGCATGATTGCTGCGGATATATTGGGTGATGTGCTGACCGGAAAAGATCGGCCTGAGCTGGAGTTGCTCTCTTTGCAGCGGACCAGCAAGCCATCGCCTCATAAGCCGCTGACTTTGAGATAA